DNA from Tachysurus vachellii isolate PV-2020 chromosome 22, HZAU_Pvac_v1, whole genome shotgun sequence:
gtatatagataaaataataataataataatcatcatcatagtTCAGCTGTGAGTCAGGtataagccacgcccacttcctGTACTTCTCACCTGGGGAACGCAGCGCGAGACCTGTGTACGACAGGTAAGAACGAtctaacaaacaaatacattaatacgcacttttttattattgttttagtCCATAGACTAAAGAGATCCTGATTTTGTAATAGAAAACAGCTTGGGTTCGGACAGGAGacacagaacagtgtgtgtgtgtgtgtgtgtgtgtgtgtgtgtgtgtgtgtgtgtgtgtgtgtgtgtgtgtgtgtgtgtgtttaatggacGAGTTTCTGAGCTGAAACAGAAATATGATGTCGTTTCGCTGATAGATCTGTAATCTGTAATTAACCTGTTATAAACGTCCCTCCTGGgaacaaaaagcacaaaaaagaagaaatcatCCGGATTTTCTGTTTACATGTTCAATTATCTAGTTTAGACTTCGTTGTGATTTCAGTATCGGTTTGTGTTTCCATGTAAATCAGAAGCACTTTGGTCTAGATGACGAGGTTAAAAACCAAATCTAGATTCTTTCTTTATCCTGACAGTTTTACAGATCTGACGATAAAGTGATTAGTTACACAGTCTGATGATCTAACTTTGTGGCTTAGAAACCAGAGTAAGGAAAAAACTTTagttctattatattatatgatattatattttaataatataataatgtatataatatagattaatataatatataatgtaatattatattatattaaacctGATCTTATGACTTTATATAATACCGACCAGACTGTCATGTTTATCTGAACATTCTATCTGTAAAATAcaactttattatataattaatattactactattgctactattattattattatagttataataataataataataataataataataataatagttatttatatagcaatttttattttcagcacaaaaaaaaaagcagagggaTTTAAAGCTTACAACCAGAATATCAATGTGTTGAGAATTACGCCTACGAGTCTGAGGACTAACGAATTGAAacgtattaaaatatatatttatcgtAAATCCTtcgacttgtttttttttgtgactgaAAGCGAAAGCGCAGAGCCATGTCCACGCCGTGGCGTTCCCTGTTCTTCATGCTGGTTGGAGCTGTACTGTGTGCAGCAGGTCTGGAGAAATATGACTCACAGGGCGACATCACCTGCTCTCAGGTGAGCTGCACAAACACCTCGGATTTAAGATCTTTAACTAAACAACAAACCcttgaagaaaagaaatgaacctGAGGGTTAGATACTGTGCCCCGGGATCATGGAGTGATCTGAAATGTATTCTGTTGTCAGATGAACTTGTCAGTAATGACTCGGCTTGAGGGATCTGAAGCTGTGACTAGTCTCGTTAAAGAAAGGTTAAATTCATCAGTTTCACTGTGTGACGTTGAAACAGGCTTTATTGACTTTGCCTGTTTTGTATGTGACAGGGTTTGAAACAGTGTACAGCCGTTAATAAGAACCTCATGCTTCCTCCGTGTGATGGTGCACTTCCATCCTGCACTTCCACCCTGGTAGATGTTTCGGCTTTCAGAGTGGAGCCTGCTCTCTGCACCAAAGCAACCATGATGTACAAAGCGTGTCTCAGGATCCGAATCCAGCTCAGAGTCCTTGCTACGGCTAATGATGATGTCAGCGGAGAAACACAAGACGATTTAGAAAACGAAGACCACGGTGAGCACACAGAGCATCTACACCAATCAGACAGGAGGAGCTTCACTCAGAGGGGTTTTTTCTAAATTCTAAACAAGTCTAAAATAAACCAGGTTCCTCACTGGTTCTGCTGAGTTCTACATGAAACTGTACTGAAAGTAAAATCTGAGAACCTGGAGTGGAGGATCTGAGAATGGACACATGTATATCATGTGTGTGTAGGGCTTTTAAATGTGAACCGTTTAATTAAATCGATCCATAGTTTTCTGTATAAATCACTTTGGACATTCGATTTGTTTTGTGTCTTAAAGAAATTTGGATCACACTTAAATTATGTTTCTGCCAGAAATTTAGTTTCTAagaaaaatttgttttaatgggtagtttttatactttttattagtagtttttatttatttctgtaaaaaaaaacctttctgtgAGCAGGGGTGTGAACTTTGTGGTTGGTAATGTACCTTTGTGTCCCTCTGACCAAATATTTCTCATGTGGAACTTAATATAGAGCAGCCATTTACACGTTGGCATGTTTACcaaaaaatcttttgtttttgagGTTCCTGTTTCTCATATTAACTTATTaaccatgctctctctctccctctctctcatgctctctctccctctctctcatgctctctctctctcatgctctctctctccctctctctcatgctctctctccctctctctcatgctctctctctctcatgctctctctctccctctctctcatgctctctctctctcatgctctctctctctccctctctcatgctctctctctgtctctctgtctctctctctctctctctctctctctctctctcgctctcgctctccctctctctctccctctctctctctcccttccctctctctcccctctctctctctccccccccttctctctccctctctccctctctctcatgctctctctccctctctctcatgctctctctctctcatgctctctctctccctctctctcatgctctctctctctcatgctctctctctctcatgctctctctctctctctccctctctcatgctctctctctgtctctctgtctctctgtctctctctctctgtctctctctctctctctctctctctcgctctcgctctccctctctctctctctctcccttccctctctctctctccccccccctctctctttctccccccctctctctccctctctctctctctctccccctctctagCTGCTATAACCTTGTGCTATGTGTCCACACCGAATCTTATGTCCTGCAAGGAGATCAACTTTTTTGTGAAATCCAACGCACAGAATCACCAGGAAGAATCGGTGAGCACAACAGATTTACTGcaacactgtaaataaaacacaggacTGTTGACTGATTCTGTTCTAGTAGACTGTACTAGTACTCTAATTTAGACTAAACCTGGATCTCAGGACTGGAAACATActgacaaacacatacagaagaAAAAGTCATGGGAGTGATGGGATACGTTTTCTGTCTGTTAGCGTGCTCACACTTCTCCATCTCTACGTCTGTAGTTATTTTCTGACCTGTGAGTTTTCCATCATACAGCCTGATATCAAAAAGAGTCTCCCTACAGCGCTCATGATAATAATAGATAATCTCTTAGTAGTGTAGAAATCTCAGAATTTTAAACACTTCTGACTTCCTGAAAAGGGTTTATTTAGTGGCTGAGATCAGGTCACTGTCTGATCCTCCAtgacagtgtgtatagtgttataTTGTGGTGCAGGTGGTGGTGGAAGTACAGGacagtgtgttatattgtgGTGCAGGTGGTGGTGGAAGTACAGGACAGTGGGTTATATTGTGGTGCAGGTGGAGGTGCAgaacagtgtgttatagtgttatattgTGGTGCAGGTGGAGGTGCAgaacagtgtgttatagtgttatattgTGGTGCAGGTGGAGGTGCAgaacagtgtgttatagtgttatattgTGGTgcaggtggtggtggaggtgcagaattgtgttatagtgttatattgTGGTgcaggtggtggtggaggtgcaggactgtgttatagtgttatattgTGGTgcaggtggtggtggaggtgcagaactgtgttatagtgttatattgTGGTgcaggtggtggtggaggtgcaggactgtgttatagtgttatattgTGGTgcaggtggtggtggaggtgcaggactgtgttatagtgttatattgTGGTGCAGGTGGTGGTGCAGGactgtgttatagtgttatattgTGGTgcaggtggtggtggaggtgcagaacagtgtgttatagtgttatattgTGGtgcaggtggaggtggaggtgcagGAAGGCGTGTTCCTGGGCAGCACTGTGAATGTCTCGGTGAACAGCATGCAACAGGTGGTGGACTTCCCACGGGTTGACTCAGGTGAGACTGCATTTCATCTCAGTCACATGACACACAGCTGAATGGCGATGCAACAGCAAAGGAATAAAGGGAATAATGGCAAATTATGTAATATAACTGCTGTATGTTTTACATGTAAACTATGTATGACGAATCTGGCAACCCAACCAGTCAGTGCTAATGAGGCAAAAGTTTACAACAACGTACTGATTAATGGAGCAACAACACAACTTTTTAAGAAAAGGACATACAGTGAAAGAAACTACTCGGTAAGATAAGCATTTAATCTTCATTGTTGTCGCAGCTCAAGCGTGTCAGTCACTGATCTGGGTCTTTACTCCAAACAATTCCAATCATCTTAAGAAGCACAGAACGGCATGTAGTTGGACCTGTTCATTTTGAGTGTCCTGGAAGTTCAGCACATCTCCACATTTCCTGCTCACTGATTCCAGCTCTATTTAAAGTTTATGAGAAATGTTAagcttgttgttttgttttgttttgtttcctccaCAGTTTGCCCGTCTCCTCACATCGAGGAATGTAAAAGTGAGTATCTGCTTTGGTTTCTGTAACTGGATGATGTAATTATGCTTCTTTCAGCTCATTTGTTTGTCCTCGTCTGTAGCTGTGGCAGAAAAAAGGTTGATGATTAATCGCCTTCTTCTGAAAATaggattagtgtgtgtgtgcgtgtgtgtgtgtgtgtgtgctgtagagTAACTCATTATCTCAGGCTAACGATCACTGACTAACTGTATATGCAGTAATAAATTGCAGCTATCAGCTCAGTGTATATGGGACATGAATAATCTATTACAAGCTTTATAGCATTTCTTCAGATTATGAGTCACAAACTGTGAACAAAGTGTGAACCAGTAGAAAACAAAGGGGTGGGGCTTAAAAACCTGTTGAAGGTAGACGGGAGTAATAAATACTAACATTAATGTTTGTTGCTAAAGTAGCTGGTTGTTAGGTGTTAGGTCTGAGCGATATGACGAGTCGGACGTCATGATGCATCATGTATTGAGTGTATCAGTAGAGTCTGATTCTCACACaacttacttttatttaaacagcagaaacaaaatCTGTGGGAAAAGTCCTGTAACTTGTAGAACGTGGTTCTCCTGTTTGTGTGGTGAACCTCAGACGGGTTTATACTCATCACCGTTCAGGTTATTTATGATATCAGGTGAAATTCTGATGACGAGTGGCGTAGCAGAGATAACACTCTTACTGAAGTTTCACACAGCTTGGTCTTTGGTCTAAATCGGCTCAAAGAGTTCATGACTCAAATCGTACATAAGGTCCTAGCGAGTGAATTCCTCAGGAGGGGTAATGAAGGgatgaacgagagagagagagagagagagttaatttAAAACAGAGTTACGTAACTAATTGCTGTGGGTTAAATGTGCGACAGATCCCATAATCTTCCCAAAGATCGACGAGGAGAGAGGAGTGATGGAGCTGAAGGCAAAGCTGGATGATCAGAAGGAGCTGCAGTTGTGTGTGAAGAGGAAAGGGATGACCTTGTGCAGGGTGAGACCCGTCTGCTGCTGGCGCCTCATCACCTATCGTCTCCATCTGATCGGTCACGTGTTCCTTCATGGAACACTGATTTGTCTCTTTGTTTAGTTCGTGTTTACACATATTCATCCTTAAAGAGCTGTTTTTATCTCACGTCACAATCAAAAGGAAGCAAAGACGGAGCGAAGCGAAGCTGAGACGAGCACCTTAACATTTTAACACGGCTTTCGTTCCTTTATcacacttttatccaaagttCAGCAGGAGGGTAAAGACAGATCCACCCTGTAACACGCTAACTGCCTCTATTAAAGATCACACTgcagttaaaataaatgtatgagaCACATCAACTCAGGAAGCTTTTATTGACATTTGAGtcatttatactgtagctgaCGCAGTagacagtgacatgagagaacgttcctccaggaccataaGACAAGGCAAAAACCACATGATGCCACGTATAGTGCAGCCTAGtgcaacagtgcgagacaagcacagtgtaaacagacaatacagaacactacaagacaaatacacaaaacacacacactgcattataaagTTTGCTGTGCAACAAgtgtaaacaaatacaaaacgtAAAATGTAGTAGCAGAAGGTACTGAAATGTGTTGTGCAAAAACGGCAATAAAATACGCGACGGTGAAGAACAGCTTTGATTAAATACTAAACTGTAATGTTGTGATGTTCGTCTGCAGACGAGTGACTGGACCATCCCTCTACATGCCGTCACACACTGCATGTGTTTCCAGGTACATAGCCCAGATGAGTTCAGTGATAAGCATGTGTAGTTCAAGTggtttgttgttttctgtttaatatCCCCTCttatcttctgtgtgtgtgtgtgtgtgtgtgtgtgtgttaggcttGGAGGAAAAACACAGAAGATGAAATATCTTCCCGGTCTGAAATTTGCCCCTTTGAGAAAGACAAAGGTAAATacaactctgtgtgtgggtgtgtgtgtgtgtgtgtgtgtgtgtgttttacactacagtaacatACTGTTGGTTAGAAACTTGATAAAAACACGACTTTATCTACACTGCCACTTTAGCATGACCAcatatttaagtgtgtgtgtgtacatggtgtaCATTCGCGCTATAGCCCTGACTGGGACACACACTCCCACTGCTCACGTTTCACTGCTCAGGTTTTTGTCTGTCAGATATTTTGGTTGTACATTAATGAATACGTTGAATTGAAGGGTTCAGGAGGAACGTGTTGAAGAACGTGTCCCTGTCTGTCGGACACACCGAGACGAACGAAGGCCGTCCAGCGTTGAACTGGAACGTGAGCGCCCCCTGCAGGCTGGAGATCGAGGTGTGGCCGTGTCAGATGGCTGTGCATGTGGGAGGAGGCTGCAGGGAAGTGCCCGGGTTCAGACAAAACATCAGCACAGGGTGGGATGAGAACATCAGCACactgtgggtgagtgtgtgtgaaggttctACACCTCAGCAGATGATAATCCTGATGTAATTGCAGTGTTTGATCCTGAGGTGTTCTTTCTTGTGGTCCCATCAGGATCAGTGCAGCACTCTGCTGTTCCTCACACGTTCTGTGTTAGAACCCTAAACCTTTTCACTCAGAAGACTTCCATGTAGACCTTTTCTGGAGACTAAGAACCCTTAATTACACGATTTACTCCATTTATTCGGTACGAACTCCATATCACAGGTCATTAGTTTTATTTCAATACCCAGTAAACAGTTCTTTAATGGTTACCTGTCTTAAATATGAGACAACTTTAATTATCGTCACACCCGCGTTAGGAATCTTCACTGATCCTGTTCAGCTTCCAGCAGAGTTTCTAATGCCTGAGCACATCGGAGCACATCAGGGCTAGGTGTGTTAGCGTAGCGTCGGTGCGGCCCGTGTTCACGTACTCAACCTGAGTCGAAGTCTGTTCACTTTAAACACGCCCAGTAGTCCGAGTAGTTTCGGGTGTGGAATGC
Protein-coding regions in this window:
- the il17rc gene encoding uncharacterized protein il17rc, which encodes MSTPWRSLFFMLVGAVLCAAGLEKYDSQGDITCSQGLKQCTAVNKNLMLPPCDGALPSCTSTLVDVSAFRVEPALCTKATMMYKACLRIRIQLRVLATANDDVSGETQDDLENEDHAAITLCYVSTPNLMSCKEINFFVKSNAQNHQEESVEVEVQEGVFLGSTVNVSVNSMQQVVDFPRVDSVCPSPHIEECKNPIIFPKIDEERGVMELKAKLDDQKELQLCVKRKGMTLCRTSDWTIPLHAVTHCMCFQAWRKNTEDEISSRSEICPFEKDKGFRRNVLKNVSLSVGHTETNEGRPALNWNVSAPCRLEIEVWPCQMAVHVGGGCREVPGFRQNISTGWDENISTLWTSGTFLDVRTTNHLLPCVMFKLDGEAFGPVCDHYTTRVRWICVVMLVLLLVVLLSAGVCALRIRHREWLSNSNPAYQSQGRLGDVLLVHSSGSDSSFSDTVCWFATWLSELGFSVSLDLWNQADVSKLGPTPWLHSRLQHVQKSGGKTLLLLSHDAVHRAKAHSESWSCVSNKENGKTSKTSWMWNADVFSSALSSLLFARLQGGAVEHFALVQLDSEALDLPELFQGLKLYQLPSESQRLLTDLQTRSLGSFGARLKRFLWTWRASARLEKRLRNCGKEQRKPTESTLTHVKSLSVEKDIEEEILPLNS